A region from the Oncorhynchus tshawytscha isolate Ot180627B unplaced genomic scaffold, Otsh_v2.0 Un_contig_1534_pilon_pilon, whole genome shotgun sequence genome encodes:
- the si:ch211-196h16.12 gene encoding regulator of G-protein signaling 13 isoform X3, translating into MRVKLSHLADKQEWTHHKHRVHEDRTLQDLESLLNSKIGQKAFLWFLQSEFSEENLQFWLACEEYRVTPPWQQGAKAQSMYCQYINPGSPQEVNLDAETREALLRVMEEPAGDTFHEAQQHVYHLMAKDSYPRFLRSPHCLEALRVP; encoded by the exons ATGCGGGTGAAGTTGAGTCACCTGGCTGACAAACAGGAGTGGACACATCACAAACACAG GGTCCATGAGGACAGGACTCTTCAGGATCTGGAGTCTCTACTCAACAGCAAGA TTGGCCAGAAAGCTTTCCTCTGGTTCCTGCAGTCTGAGTTCAGTGAGGAGAACCTGCAGTTCTGGTTGGCCTGTGAGGAGTACAGGGTTACCCCCCCATGGCAGCAGGGGGCCAAGGCCCAGTCTATGTATTGCCAGTACATCAACCCTGGTTCACCACAGGAG GTGAACCTGGATGCTGAGACCAGGGAGGCTCTACTGCGAGTGATGGAGGAGCCTGCAGGCGACACATTCCACGAGGCCCAACAACACGTCTACCACCTGATGGCCAAAGACTCTTATCCTCGCTTCCTGCGCTCCCCACACTGCCTGGAGGCCCTTAGGGTTCCTTAG
- the si:ch211-196h16.12 gene encoding regulator of G-protein signaling 4 isoform X2 — MCKGLSSLPSSCLEKAKGMRVKLSHLADKQEWTHHKHRVHEDRTLQDLESLLNSKIGQKAFLWFLQSEFSEENLQFWLACEEYRVTPPWQQGAKAQSMYCQYINPGSPQEVNLDAETREALLRVMEEPAGDTFHEAQQHVYHLMAKDSYPRFLRSPHCLEALRVP; from the exons ATGTGTAAAGGACTGTCCTCCCTTCCCTCGTCATGCTTGGAGAA agcaAAGGGGATGCGGGTGAAGTTGAGTCACCTGGCTGACAAACAGGAGTGGACACATCACAAACACAG GGTCCATGAGGACAGGACTCTTCAGGATCTGGAGTCTCTACTCAACAGCAAGA TTGGCCAGAAAGCTTTCCTCTGGTTCCTGCAGTCTGAGTTCAGTGAGGAGAACCTGCAGTTCTGGTTGGCCTGTGAGGAGTACAGGGTTACCCCCCCATGGCAGCAGGGGGCCAAGGCCCAGTCTATGTATTGCCAGTACATCAACCCTGGTTCACCACAGGAG GTGAACCTGGATGCTGAGACCAGGGAGGCTCTACTGCGAGTGATGGAGGAGCCTGCAGGCGACACATTCCACGAGGCCCAACAACACGTCTACCACCTGATGGCCAAAGACTCTTATCCTCGCTTCCTGCGCTCCCCACACTGCCTGGAGGCCCTTAGGGTTCCTTAG